Proteins from a genomic interval of Phormidium ambiguum IAM M-71:
- a CDS encoding filamentous hemagglutinin N-terminal domain-containing protein has protein sequence MKPNYTDLSYNKNYLLLITILSLSELTNQQKSSKIERKKILLICQFFLLTFLCNLNQVQAQIIPDATVNSTVINNGTTNTIEGGTRAGNNLFHSFREFSVTTGGEAFFNNAVDIRNIFSRVTGSSISNIDGLIRANGTANLFLLNPNGIIFGPNARLNIGGSFFASTANSIKFTDGLEFAANNPQSPALLSINVPIGLQYGKTPREIRIQGNSSSSLKVLPGKALTILGGNVTIDGGILEALGGRIELGGVSTEGTIGLNNDGSLSFPENVARADVSIINQAEVRVLNSGGGSITVKARNLNISGESLLSAGIATGKGTPESIAGDIFLDATDAITIASSQIENIVEENAIGNSSTIKVNAKSLSLTNGSQLDASTLGKGKAGDIEIVIGDRLLLDGENNGYPSGILATVQQKAEGEAGNINITTNSLSITNGSQIGAATFGFGKAGEILIQANSVSLDGEGSESFSSIISGVEEGGIGDGRGITINTQTLTLTNGAQINATTLGKGNAGRITINATESVSFDGEARDGTSTGAFGIVGENAEGEADGIEINSRSLTLTNGAQINASTFSKGKAGRITINATEIVSFDGETKKGFSTGAFGIVDENAEGEADGIEINSRSLTLTNGAQINASTFGKGKAGRITINTSEIVSFDGETKNGNSTGAFGIVGDKAEGEANNIEITTKYLILTNGTQINASTFGKGKAGRIIINASESISFDGEGKKGFSTGAFGIVGENALGAADGIEINTRALTLTNGAQINANTLGKGNAGRIAINASESIYFDGEAKNEGSTGAFGFVGYKAIGAADGIEINTRSLILTNGAQINASTFGFGKAGRITINASEIVFFDGITRKGFSTGAFGSVGEEAVGAADGIEINTRSLILTNGAQLGVSTLGIGKAGRITINASESVSFDGEVRNESPSGAFGFVDESAQGEADGIEINTRSLTLTNGARIDASTLGIGKAGIINIASDTISLDGKSKAGFPTEVRSEVGENGIGEAGGINITANSLFVTNGAQLNASTSGKGRAGEVRITASDRISFDGINSGAFSIVEKGATGKAGGVTLETRLLTINNGAELSAGTFGEGNAGSVTINTNELLLNNASLVSTKVGKESKGDSGNINVIAGRLRLNNQSYLTAASEKGEGGNITIQSRDIQLRRQSEISAASALDAKEGNIDIATRTLALLEASEIRTDADAPKGGSNITILPIDDFGVAVFVSADSVISASGNLSIEGYIETQSSDIPQVEVIDATKLVVSTCRSREGEESQFIITGKGGLPSSPNESLKNDALWIDLRPINLKAGKAVSEEQRSRIQENSEHEIVEAQGWVKNAKGEVVLVTQTTKAIPQNSNFYRQNCVE, from the coding sequence ATGAAACCTAACTACACAGATTTATCATATAACAAAAATTATTTACTGTTAATCACTATTCTTTCCTTAAGCGAGCTAACTAACCAACAAAAAAGCTCAAAGATTGAGCGAAAAAAAATTTTACTGATTTGTCAGTTTTTTTTATTAACTTTTTTGTGTAATCTCAACCAAGTACAAGCACAAATTATTCCAGATGCTACGGTAAATTCTACCGTTATAAATAATGGAACAACGAACACAATTGAAGGCGGAACTAGAGCAGGTAATAACTTGTTTCATAGTTTCCGGGAATTTTCTGTTACTACTGGAGGAGAGGCATTTTTTAATAACGCAGTAGATATCCGCAATATTTTTAGTCGGGTAACTGGTAGTTCTATCTCTAATATTGATGGATTGATTAGAGCAAATGGTACAGCGAATTTATTTTTACTTAATCCGAATGGAATTATTTTTGGGCCAAATGCTAGATTAAACATTGGTGGGTCTTTCTTTGCTTCTACTGCTAATAGTATTAAATTCACGGATGGCTTAGAATTTGCCGCTAATAATCCCCAATCTCCAGCTTTGCTAAGTATTAATGTACCGATCGGCTTACAATACGGCAAGACTCCGAGAGAAATTCGTATTCAAGGCAATTCTTCATCTTCTCTAAAAGTTTTACCAGGAAAAGCTTTAACAATTTTGGGTGGAAATGTAACTATAGATGGTGGTATTTTAGAAGCTCTTGGTGGTCGAATTGAGTTAGGTGGAGTTTCAACAGAGGGAACAATAGGACTAAATAATGATGGGAGTTTGAGCTTTCCTGAAAATGTGGCGCGTGCAGATGTGTCAATTATTAATCAAGCCGAAGTTAGAGTGCTAAATTCTGGCGGTGGTAGCATTACTGTTAAGGCAAGAAACTTAAATATTTCAGGAGAAAGCTTACTTTCAGCAGGGATAGCAACAGGAAAAGGAACACCAGAAAGTATAGCTGGAGATATTTTTTTAGATGCTACTGATGCAATTACAATTGCATCGAGCCAAATTGAGAATATTGTAGAAGAAAATGCGATCGGGAATAGTAGCACAATCAAAGTTAATGCGAAATCTTTAAGTCTTACTAATGGATCTCAACTTGATGCGAGTACATTAGGCAAAGGGAAAGCGGGAGATATTGAAATTGTAATTGGCGATCGTCTTTTACTCGACGGTGAAAACAACGGATATCCTAGTGGAATATTGGCTACTGTGCAACAAAAGGCTGAAGGTGAAGCAGGAAATATTAATATTACTACTAATTCTTTAAGTATTACCAATGGATCTCAAATTGGTGCTGCTACTTTTGGTTTTGGGAAAGCAGGAGAAATTTTAATACAAGCTAATAGTGTTTCTCTTGATGGTGAAGGTAGTGAATCTTTTAGTTCTATCATCAGCGGTGTGGAAGAAGGTGGCATAGGCGATGGCAGAGGTATTACTATTAATACCCAGACTTTAACTTTAACAAATGGCGCTCAAATAAATGCCACTACTTTAGGTAAAGGTAACGCCGGGAGAATTACTATTAATGCTACTGAAAGCGTATCTTTTGATGGGGAAGCGAGAGATGGAACTTCTACAGGTGCTTTTGGAATTGTTGGTGAAAATGCTGAAGGTGAAGCCGATGGAATTGAGATTAATAGCCGTTCTTTAACTTTAACAAATGGCGCTCAAATAAATGCCAGCACTTTTAGTAAGGGTAAAGCCGGAAGAATCACTATTAATGCTACTGAAATTGTATCTTTTGATGGCGAAACGAAAAAAGGATTTTCTACAGGTGCTTTTGGAATCGTTGACGAAAATGCTGAAGGCGAAGCCGATGGAATTGAAATTAATAGCCGTTCTTTGACTTTAACAAATGGTGCTCAAATTAATGCCAGTACTTTTGGCAAAGGTAAAGCCGGGAGAATTACTATAAATACTAGTGAAATTGTATCTTTTGACGGAGAAACAAAAAATGGAAATTCTACAGGTGCTTTTGGAATAGTTGGTGATAAAGCTGAAGGTGAAGCCAATAACATTGAAATTACTACCAAATATTTAATTTTAACAAATGGTACTCAAATAAATGCCAGCACTTTTGGTAAGGGTAAAGCCGGAAGAATCATTATTAATGCTAGTGAAAGTATATCCTTTGATGGGGAAGGGAAAAAAGGATTTTCTACAGGCGCTTTTGGAATCGTTGGCGAAAATGCTTTGGGTGCGGCTGATGGAATTGAGATTAATACCCGCGCTTTAACTTTAACAAATGGTGCTCAAATAAATGCCAATACTTTAGGTAAAGGTAATGCCGGAAGAATCGCTATTAATGCTAGTGAAAGTATATATTTTGATGGTGAAGCAAAAAACGAAGGTTCTACAGGTGCTTTTGGATTTGTAGGTTACAAAGCTATAGGTGCGGCTGATGGAATTGAGATTAATACCCGCTCTTTAATTTTAACCAATGGTGCTCAAATAAATGCCAGTACTTTTGGTTTTGGTAAAGCCGGAAGAATCACTATTAATGCTAGTGAAATTGTATTTTTTGATGGGATAACAAGAAAGGGATTTTCTACAGGTGCTTTTGGATCTGTGGGTGAAGAAGCTGTGGGTGCAGCTGATGGAATTGAGATTAATACTCGTTCTTTAATTTTAACCAATGGCGCTCAATTAGGAGTCAGTACATTAGGAATTGGTAAAGCCGGGAGAATTACTATTAATGCTAGTGAAAGTGTATCTTTTGACGGGGAAGTAAGAAATGAAAGTCCTTCAGGCGCTTTTGGATTTGTCGATGAAAGTGCTCAAGGTGAAGCCGATGGGATTGAGATTAATACTCGTTCGTTAACTTTAACTAATGGCGCTCGAATTGATGCAAGTACTTTAGGTATAGGTAAGGCAGGAATTATCAATATTGCGTCAGATACTATTAGTTTAGATGGAAAAAGTAAGGCTGGATTTCCTACTGAAGTAAGAAGCGAAGTAGGAGAAAATGGTATAGGCGAAGCAGGAGGTATTAATATCACGGCGAATTCGCTGTTTGTGACTAATGGCGCTCAATTGAATGCAAGTACTTCAGGAAAAGGTAGAGCGGGAGAGGTGAGAATTACGGCTAGCGATCGCATATCTTTTGATGGTATTAATAGTGGAGCCTTTAGCATTGTCGAAAAAGGTGCTACTGGCAAAGCAGGTGGTGTTACTCTTGAGACTCGCTTACTTACTATTAATAATGGTGCTGAATTAAGTGCAGGTACTTTTGGCGAAGGCAATGCTGGAAGCGTGACAATTAACACAAATGAATTGTTGCTAAATAATGCTAGTTTAGTGTCAACAAAAGTTGGCAAAGAATCAAAGGGAGATTCAGGTAATATAAATGTAATTGCTGGTCGTTTGAGATTAAATAATCAAAGCTATTTGACTGCTGCATCAGAAAAAGGTGAAGGGGGAAATATTACAATCCAAAGTAGAGATATTCAATTACGCCGTCAAAGTGAGATTTCTGCCGCTTCAGCCTTAGATGCTAAGGAAGGTAATATTGATATTGCTACTCGTACTTTAGCTCTTTTAGAAGCTAGCGAAATTAGAACTGATGCTGATGCTCCCAAAGGTGGTAGTAACATCACTATTTTACCTATAGATGATTTCGGAGTTGCTGTATTTGTATCGGCTGATAGTGTAATCAGTGCTAGTGGTAATTTGTCTATTGAAGGATATATTGAAACTCAATCTTCTGATATTCCGCAAGTAGAAGTAATTGATGCTACTAAATTAGTAGTTTCTACTTGTCGAAGTCGTGAAGGAGAAGAAAGCCAATTTATTATTACTGGTAAAGGTGGATTGCCATCTAGTCCTAATGAATCGCTAAAAAATGATGCGCTTTGGATAGATTTAAGACCCATAAATTTAAAAGCAGGTAAAGCAGTAAGTGAAGAACAAAGGAGTAGAATACAAGAAAACAGTGAACATGAAATTGTGGAAGCTCAAGGATGGGTTAAAAATGCTAAAGGTGAGGTTGTTTTAGTAACTCAAACAACAAAAGCAATACCTCAAAATTCAAATTTTTATCGGCAAAATTGTGTTGAATAA
- a CDS encoding SulP family inorganic anion transporter yields MVDKKMQLERSQTKTWLQKCSQFFPILDWGLNYRKEYLAGDITAGIIVGSVLVPQAMAYALLAGLPPQVGLYASIAPPIVYAFLGTSRFISVAPVALDSLMTAAAIAPLAATLATENTPEYFKVYLGLALLLALMIGVIEITLGIFRLGFLVNFLSQAVISGFISAAAILIAFSQVKHLLGLKIPQTESFIELLSYLIKGITAINWVTLTLGVISILILVYFPKILDKQLKRKGWYESTIMPLTKSAPLFIVIIGSLLVWFLQLEQTAGVKVVGKIPHGLPALTFPNLDSTAISTLLPAAFAISFVGFMEAYSVGKFLASKRRQKVDANQEFIALGAANISASLTGGYPITGGVSRSSVNFSANANTPLASIVTASIIALTVMFLTPLFYFLPQACLAAIIVIAVSSLLDFGTLKRLWVYNRADAIAWLTAFFAVLITNVEKGILIGAAISIILHLWRTSQPHIAVVGRVGETEHFRNVLRHNVKTCPHVLAVRVDASLYFVNTKYLEDYVLKAVTDRPEVKNLLLVCSAVNLIDGSALETLKGLIADLKARGIEFYLSEVKGPVMDKLIKVGFVDELGKDHIFLTTDLAMKTLDKKIGDWEI; encoded by the coding sequence ATGGTTGATAAAAAGATGCAACTAGAGCGATCGCAAACTAAAACTTGGTTACAGAAATGTAGCCAATTTTTTCCGATTTTAGATTGGGGTTTAAACTATCGAAAAGAATATTTAGCTGGTGATATAACCGCTGGAATCATTGTGGGTAGCGTGTTAGTTCCCCAAGCAATGGCGTATGCTTTATTAGCAGGTTTACCGCCCCAAGTAGGTTTATATGCTAGTATTGCACCGCCAATTGTTTATGCTTTTCTGGGCACTAGTCGATTTATTTCAGTTGCACCCGTAGCATTAGATTCGCTGATGACTGCTGCTGCAATTGCGCCTTTAGCTGCTACCTTAGCCACTGAAAACACTCCCGAATATTTCAAAGTTTATTTAGGATTAGCTTTGCTATTAGCACTAATGATTGGTGTAATTGAAATAACATTGGGAATTTTTCGCTTAGGATTTTTGGTAAATTTTCTCAGTCAAGCAGTCATTTCCGGTTTTATTAGCGCCGCAGCAATTCTCATTGCTTTTAGCCAAGTTAAACACTTACTCGGATTAAAAATTCCCCAAACAGAATCTTTTATTGAATTGTTAAGTTATTTAATTAAAGGAATTACTGCTATTAACTGGGTGACATTAACTTTAGGAGTAATCAGTATTTTAATTTTAGTTTACTTTCCCAAAATTTTGGATAAGCAACTGAAGAGAAAAGGATGGTATGAATCAACAATTATGCCGTTAACTAAAAGTGCGCCACTCTTTATTGTAATTATTGGTTCACTATTAGTTTGGTTTTTGCAATTGGAGCAAACTGCCGGAGTTAAAGTCGTCGGTAAGATTCCCCATGGTTTACCTGCTTTGACTTTTCCTAATTTGGATAGTACCGCAATTTCTACGTTATTACCCGCTGCTTTTGCGATTAGTTTTGTGGGTTTTATGGAAGCTTACTCAGTTGGTAAATTCTTAGCAAGTAAACGACGACAAAAAGTTGATGCTAACCAAGAATTTATTGCTTTAGGCGCTGCTAATATTAGCGCATCTTTAACAGGAGGTTATCCTATAACTGGAGGTGTAAGTCGATCGAGCGTCAACTTTTCTGCTAATGCTAATACTCCTTTAGCTTCGATCGTTACAGCCAGTATAATTGCACTGACTGTAATGTTTTTAACACCATTATTTTACTTTTTACCTCAAGCTTGTTTAGCAGCAATTATTGTGATAGCAGTTTCTAGCCTTTTAGATTTTGGCACGCTGAAACGTTTGTGGGTTTATAATCGTGCCGATGCGATCGCATGGTTAACAGCATTTTTTGCTGTCTTAATTACCAATGTAGAAAAAGGTATTTTAATTGGAGCAGCTATCTCAATTATTTTACATTTATGGCGTACCAGTCAACCTCATATTGCTGTTGTTGGCAGAGTAGGAGAAACTGAACATTTTCGCAATGTTTTACGGCATAACGTGAAAACTTGTCCTCATGTTTTAGCAGTTCGAGTTGATGCTAGCCTTTACTTTGTTAATACTAAATATCTGGAAGATTATGTCCTTAAAGCAGTAACCGATCGCCCTGAAGTCAAAAATTTATTACTAGTTTGCAGTGCGGTTAATTTAATTGATGGTAGTGCTTTAGAAACTTTAAAAGGGTTAATTGCTGACTTAAAAGCAAGAGGTATTGAGTTTTATCTGTCAGAAGTTAAAGGCCCCGTTATGGATAAACTAATTAAAGTTGGATTTGTCGATGAGTTAGGCAAAGATCATATTTTTCTGACAACCGATCTGGCAATGAAAACATTAGATAAGAAGATAGGAGACTGGGAAATATAA